One Rhizoctonia solani chromosome 3, complete sequence genomic region harbors:
- a CDS encoding RRM/R3H domain-containing protein — MSRALPTYLKEVTPTEAVEYVLPLLGGLAIDEEERVKEAFVGELLVIIWWFFTTCRVTDQEPEPAPENAEPDPDVIPLVSVQSFSAVLASLLLSSNSEVSATARGTVIELLGRTRWVVAGKDLDQEQTTQFCETMRPVGPWSRGRLGIEEARMIQLEMIYGVIIDLGRLDLNAEVVEDQAAQDALYTLENNEHEDLSTLVPPTDDDSCLDPLVTPTPETSKSYANPMIYSDDEASVSGSETVSSFNQTLESSGTSIELPRSAPASVTTFNHTRALAPASKSAPGIGGNTSSSSSLNLPELSPADSSRSSVASPAEPVSPPENDEPRELSKSSNLSHSESMSLALPRSKISLSLPGSDTDTDNDDMLWHTPRGGEGFESGYFGSSNVTRESSPIATTSRLGVTRPGLERHSSSVSLVSEINPDEYVDAEWVDAEHSLENGVVGNGGGEDEIVVNGVEEGESDPGVGVGTVTNSASAGVTENGTAEGQGGEGWTEDAYIDDGAAAEEAAIGRVASMSLVAAVASSGVVDDEIYTLFIEEVLRISSDPVYWLPILESLVNDTESHVRQSSVYAIPSVLKRLDPQHRRELAIKYMLKLCNDDIEVVRTGSLQVLAEVIHTFHEDKSGPPDELIDFFLQGEKDLVRAPLPKTEAERATPSAEKDLIVTGEPSRVHTLKLIRASQTQIARLSAPMESALGVYTYLAEESWHTPKVRATLAASVGEIARIVGTEAARKDVIPVWWICLSSDQREAKLKALTALPLLLESLDGPGRSEVASKLGEAWEKHVSDWKVRDTFARQLSAVVPMLSHEGAVLCRIFKGGLEDRVAAIREAVIDALPVLYQVLRGNHALLKVARDDLFALGASGMSRHKTNFLASCRALVQGGQGDSILKDSRFGPSIVPLAQHSVIDVRIGLGRLMTAICENHMHTWKERPRWIVDCLEKLSLDSSADVRAFVHRVTSSEYVEPKSVESARPRPTGTSTPSFAEFSRPP; from the exons ATGTCCCGGGCGCTTCCCACTTATCTCAAAGAAGTCACCCCTACCGAGGCAGTTGAATACGTCTTGCCCCTTCTCGGTGGTTTGGCCATCGACGAGGAGGAACGAGTCAAGGAGGCGTTTGTCGGCGAGCTTTTGGTCATCATCTGGTGGTTTTTCACG ACCTGTAGGGTAACGGACCAGGAGCCTGAACCCGCGCCTGAAAACGCGGAACCCGACCCCGATGTGATTCCGCTCGTGTCTGTTCAGTCCTTCTCCGCAGTGCTGGCTTCATTGCTTTTGTCGAGTAACTCCGAGGTATCGGCCACCGCGCGCGGGACGGTCATTGAGCTCTTGGGTCGCACCCGATGGGTCGTTGCTGGCAAGGACCTCGATCAAGAGCAAACTACCCAGTTTTGCGAAACCATGCGTCCGGTCGGTCCATGGTCCCGCGGCAGGCTAGGGATCGAGGAAGCGAGGATGATCCAGCTGGAGATGATATATGGTGTGATTATCGATCTTGGGCGGTTGGATCTGAATGCCGAGGTCGTCGAGGACCAAGCAGCTCAAGATGCATTATACACCTTGGAAAACAATGAGCACGAAGACTTGTCCACACTCGTTCCACCTACCGATGATGACTCATGCTTGGATCCATTGGTCACGCCCACACCTGAGACATCCAAGTCCTATGCCAACCCGATGATCTATTCCGATGATGAAGCCTCAGTGTCTGGTTCTGAAACCGTCTCGTCGTTTAACCAGACATTGGAATCTAGCGGCACCTCGATCGAGTTGCCCCGTTCTGCGCCAGCGAGTGTAACGACGTTCAATCATACCCGCGCCTTGGCCCCTGCGTCCAAATCTGCTCCTGGGATCGGAGGGAACACAAGTTCGTCCTCATCCCTGAATCTGCCAGAACTCTCACCGGCTGATAGTTCTCGATCTTCAGTCGCATCCCCAGCCGAACCCGTATCCCCACCTGAGAACGACGAGCCCCGGGAGTTGTCCAAATCTTCCAACCTCTCGCACTCGGAGTCCATGTCCCTTGCCCTTCCCCGCTCCAAGATCTCTCTCTCCCTCCCTGGATCAGACACCGATACCGATAACGACGACATGCTTTGGCATACGCCGCGCGGAGGAGAAGGGTTCGAGTCGGGGTATTTTGGTTCTTCAAACGTGACGCGAGAGTCGAGTCCGATCGCGACTACCAGTCGACTGGGCGTGACTCGGCCGGGTCTGGAAAGACACAGCTCGAGCGTGAGCCTTGTGTCGGAGATCAACCCGGACGAGTATGTGGATGCCGAGTGGGTGGATGCCGAGCACAGTCTTGAGAACGGTGTGGTCGGCAATGGTGGTGGCGAGGATGAGATTGTTGTAAATGGAGTCGAGGAAGGGGAGAGCGATCCCGGGGTCGGAGTCGGGACCGTAACGAACAGCGCGTCCGCAGGGGTGACTGAGAATGGAACCGCTGAAGGACAGGGGGGTGAAGGTTGGACGGAagacgcatatattgatgaTGGCGCGGCTGCTGAAGAGGCTGCTATTGGACGGGTGGCCAGTATGAGCTTGGTCGCTGCGGTCGCTTCCAGCG GTGTCGTGGATGACGAAATCTACACGCTTTTCATCGAAGAGGTCTTGCGTATCTCGTCAGACCCTGTATATTGG CTACCCATTCTGGAATCACTTGTAAATGATACAGAGTCCCACGTGCGGCAGTCATCCGTCTATGCGATCCCATCGGTCTTGAAACGGCTTGACCCACAACATCGACGTGAACTAGCGATCAAATACATGCTTAAACTATGTAACGATGACATCGAGGTCGTACGAACCGGTTCGCtccaagtgctcgccgaagTCATTCACACCTTCCACGAAGATAAATCCGGACCCCCAGATGAGCTCATCGACTTTTTCCTTCAGGGCGAAAAAGACCTGGTCCGCGCCCCCTTGCCCAAGACCGAAGCGGAGCGCGCGACTCCCTCGGCAGAGAAAGACCTTATAGTCACTGGGGAGCCGAGCCGAGTTCATACTTTGAAGCTGATCCGAGCTTCCCAGACCCAGATCGCGCGCTTATCTGCGC CGATGGAGTCGGCTCTCGGGGTATACACATACCTCGCCGAAGAGAGCTGGCACACTCCCAAAGTACGAGCGACACTCGCCGCGAGCGTGGGCGAGATTGCGCGTATAGTTGGGACCGAGGCGGCGCGGAAAGACGTCATACCCGTGTGGTGGATCTGCCTCTCGTCCGACCAGCGGGAAGCCAAACTCAAGGCCCTCACCGCGCTCCCGTTGTTGCTCGAATCCCTCGATGGCCCCGGTCGGTCAGAGGTTGCGTCTAAACTGGGAGAGGCATGGGAGAAGCATGTCTCGGACTGGAAAGTGCGCGATACGTTTGCGAGGCAGTTGAGTGCTGTTGTTCCGATGTTAAGCCACGAGGGCGCAGTTCTTTGTCGAATTTTCAAGGGCGGGCTGGAAGATCGGGTCGCAGCTATTCGAGAGGCTGTTATTGACGCT TTGCCTGTGCTATATCAAGTTCTTCGAGGCAACCATGCGCTGCTCAAGGTTGCGCGGGATGATCTGTTTGCTTTGGGGGCATCTGGAATGTCCCGACACAAGACCAA TTTCCTCGCAAGTTGCCGCGCTTTGGTTCAAGGCGGACAAGGAGACTCTATTCTGAAGGATTCGCGTTTCGGACCCAGCATTGTACCGCTAGCTCAACATTCTGTCATCGATGTACGAATAGGTCTTGGTCGACTGATGACTGCCATTTGTG AGAaccatatgcatacatggAAAGAACGGCCCCGGTGGATCGTAGACTGTCTCGAAAAGCTCAGTCTGGACTCGTCTGCAGATGTACGCGCGTTTGTTCATCGAGTGACCAGTTCCGAGTACGTTGAACCCAAGTCTGTCGAGTCTGCTCGGCCTCGTCCTACTGGCACTTCTACACCGAGCTTTGCCGAGTTTTCTCGTCCGCCATGA